One genomic region from Yarrowia lipolytica chromosome 1C, complete sequence encodes:
- a CDS encoding uncharacterized protein (Compare to YALI0C15422g, similar to wi|NCU00102.1 Neurospora crassa NCU00102. 1 predicted protein) → MMAKNMIFVMTHPRATSTAFERCFLSRDELHCIHEPFGDPYYFGPERMSNRFSAKELEGNQFENTTFADVLETLDEEESNGKRIMMKDMAQYFIPPLDGAVEGLTNPPGVAKSILSSEKCKEMVEGLEEVPEALAQVNPTNLPANVLSNLDYVFLIRPPHLSVPSYYRCCIPPRVEETGWTHYRSSEAGYRELRLMYDYVCKLRKERGLPAPIVVDSTDLIGNPEVTLQKVCKALDLEWDPQMLVWGENREKDVKLFEKWKGFHDDALGSSGFRPNPKLIQKGEYETDFPAWEKSWTEKFGPEGCKIISDSVKEHIDDYNYLRQFKSGV, encoded by the coding sequence atGATGGCAAAGAACATGATCTTTGTTATGACCCACCCACGGGCAACAAGCACTGCTTTTGAAAGATGCTTTCTCTCCCGTGACGAGCTCCATTGCATCCACGAACCCTTTGGGGATCCATACTATTTTGGGCCTGAGCGTATGAGCAATCGTTTCTCAGCGAAGGAGCTTGAGGGAAACCAATTCGAGAACACTACCTTTGCTGATGTCCTTGAGACCCTAGACGAAGAGGAATCCAATGGCAAGCGAATCATGATGAAGGACATGGCTCAGTACTTCATCCCTCCTCTGGATGGAGCTGTTGAGGGTCTCACCAACCCTCCAGGAGTGGCTAAGAGCATCCTGTCCAGTGAGAAGTGCAAGGAGATGGTTGAGGGTCTCGAGGAGGTTCCGGAAGCACTAGCCCAGGTAAACCCCACCAACCTCCCAGCTAACGTTCTCTCCAACCTTGACTATGTCTTTCTGATCAGGCCCCCTCATTTGTCGGTGCCCTCGTACTATCGATGTTGCATCCCACCTCGAGTGGAAGAAACTGGCTGGACTCACTACAGATCCTCGGAAGCAGGCTACAGAGAATTGCGACTCATGTACGACTATGTTTGCAAGCTCCGAAAAGAGAGAGGCTTGCCCGCTCCTATTGTTGTCGACTCGACTGACCTCATCGGCAACCCTGAAGTGACTTTGCAGAAGGTCTGCAAAGCTCTTGACCTTGAGTGGGATCCTCAAATGCTGGTTTGGGGCGAGAACCGTGAAAAGGATGTTAAGCTGTTCGAGAAATGGAAGGGCTTCCACGATGATGCCCTGGGATCGTCCGGATTCCGCCCCAACCCCAAGCTGATCCAAAAGGGTGAATATGAGACTGACTTCCCTGCTTGGGAGAAGAGTTGGACTGAAAAGTTCGGACCTGAAGGCTGCAAGATCATCTCTGATTCCGTCAAGGAGCATATTGATGACTACAACTATCTGAGACAGTTTAAGTCTGGTGTATAG